GCTCGTTGCAGGGGGGCACCGATCTCGACCAGTTCATTTCCGGTCACAACGATTCGAACCCGCGGCCGCCGGAAGACCGAAACTTCGGCAATCCCCAACGCAGCAAGAAGTGATATCGTCCGTGAGGTTATCAAAACCCCATGCCGCAAGACCACCTCGCCTCGTCGAACATCTTCCCCCTTTTTTCGGATATTCTCCCCCTTGGAGACCTCATGATCAATCACTAGAGAATCCCCGTTCGATACTGACTCCTCAAAAGGAACGACGGCATCAGCCCCCTCGGGTACCGATGCCCCTGTCATGATCCGAACCGCTTGGCCTAAACGAACCCGAGGGGGCTCTACATTACTGCCAGCCTCTACACTTCCAATCACCTTGAACAAAACCGACGTCCTGTCGAAGGTTTCTTCACTACGAACCGCAAAACCATCCATCGCTGCGTTATCAAAGAGTGGCAGGTCAACAGGAGCCTTTACCGGGAAGGCGAGGATGCGCCCTAAAGCCCGATCCAACGGCAGAACCTCGGGGCCTGATGATAAAACAAAACTCTGAATTGTTCTCTGTGCTTCTTCGGCAGAGAGCATGGCGACGTTCCTTTCCAATTCCATCCACCTTAATCCCGCTTGATGCGGAACCTCGGCGCGACTTCGGGAGGCGGGACCGTTTCCAATCCCACCCTGCCCCACCCTTCATGCCAGATCAAAGACCCGGTTTAGAAAGATGGAGTCGGATTCGTTTGATTATGAAAGACCTACCTTCTTCTTAACCTCGTCGGTCTCCTGATCGACCTCTTTTACTCCCTTTTTAAAATTTTTGAAAAACTCAGCAATACTCGATCCCAGTTTCGGCAATTTGCTCGGTCCAAAAATCAACAACGCAATCGCTACGACAGCGGCTATCTCCCAAGGTCCAAGGCGCATAATTTTATCCTCCTCATCAACTAGCTAAGTTTAATAAAACAAGCACCCCTCCAAAATGACTCCTGACAGCAGGAGAGGTGATCTTCGTCAGGTACAATCTCAAGGAATCACAATAACTTTGAGCCATTAGCAACAATGTTCATACCGTTCTGGGGGCACCTTTTCCATCTGGCGGTAGACCTCCGCAATCTCCCCTGCACTCATGAGGTGGTCCATCGCCGGATAGAGAATCTTCTCTTCCTTGAGGTTATGCTGGGACAGAACGGACAAAAGCATCGCCTCCTCGGAGTCGGTCTCAGGACTCCCTTTGGCCACCTGCGCATGGATTGCATCGAGCGCCTCGTGGATCTGCCGGTGCTCCGCACGCATGACTGACGTGGGGCCTGTCTTGGGGTTCACCCCGCTTTTTCTTTCAAAGAGCGGGAATAGGATATCCTCTTCCCAAATAATGTGACGTTGGAGGCCGAATTTGAATTCGACGAACGCCCGTTTCGCTTCCGTGAAATTTTTCCTCTTCAGTTCCTGAAAAGTTTTGAACAGAGAGCCCAATCGGTCATGATCCGCCTCGAAATATCCTTTCACCGTTATTTTTGTGTTCATCAACAGCCTCCTTGTTCCATGCCGCATTCAAAATCGGTCGCAGAAACCGGGATTGGTTTCCATGCGGTCACCTTCTCCGGTGTCACTTCAAATCGCGAACATTCCTCGTCAATAAACTGTTGCAAGGTCTCACCCAGCATCCGATAAAAGGGATGCCGCGCCTCCTGCTTCAGAAGGTTCCCTAAAAACGGGGCCCAACGGCCAAGATGATCGTGAAGAAATTTCGCCGCCGCCTCATGGCAAAGCTCTGCCTCTTCCGTTCGACCATTCTTCCGCGCATGCTCTTCCTTCAGAACGATCCAACTCATCCATTCAAGCTCGGCGCCGATGAAGTCGATTCGTTGGTGCGCCTCCGGCGCTACTTCAAACCCGAACGCCCTATAAAAACCGGCGATATCCGCCAGACTTTGTGTTTTGGCAAAAACCTCCTGATCGCCGTACTCAGTTTCATAAGGGGAAATTCCTCCGGCGACCGTGAGCGAGAAGAGCCGGGCCTGTTCCGAACGGAGTTCTTCCAAATCCGGATCGGGAAGATGAAAGGAGGCGGCGAGCAATTGATACATCTCTGCCTTGGAATTCATTGGAGCCTCCTCAAATATTCCGCAAGATCCTTGAAATCCTGCTCGGCCACCTGACCTTCAAAGGAAGGCATTGTCGAGGTGAGAGTCTTCGGGTCAAAATAACCGGGCGCCGGAACAACCACAGCACTCGGATTTTTAACCGACTCCAACAGATATTCAGCGCGATGAATCAACCCCGCGTAACTTAAATCCGGACCGACGTCATTCATCGCCGCTTGGTTGGGGAAATTGTGGCACAGATTGCATCCCATCTCGGCCGTCAACTGTTTACCATGTTCCGGATCAGCGCCCGGGATCGGACCGATCATGAACGATTGCAGATAATCTTTGTGAACCGATTCCCCCTCCAGTTTTAGAAACCGCCAGCGACTTAATCCCTTCATTCCGTTCCGCTCACCGCCGGAGCCGTCCCAAACGG
This portion of the Deltaproteobacteria bacterium genome encodes:
- a CDS encoding molecular chaperone TorD family protein; this encodes MNSKAEMYQLLAASFHLPDPDLEELRSEQARLFSLTVAGGISPYETEYGDQEVFAKTQSLADIAGFYRAFGFEVAPEAHQRIDFIGAELEWMSWIVLKEEHARKNGRTEEAELCHEAAAKFLHDHLGRWAPFLGNLLKQEARHPFYRMLGETLQQFIDEECSRFEVTPEKVTAWKPIPVSATDFECGMEQGGC
- a CDS encoding twin-arginine translocase TatA/TatE family subunit, with the translated sequence MMRLGPWEIAAVVAIALLIFGPSKLPKLGSSIAEFFKNFKKGVKEVDQETDEVKKKVGLS
- a CDS encoding hemerythrin domain-containing protein, with the protein product MNTKITVKGYFEADHDRLGSLFKTFQELKRKNFTEAKRAFVEFKFGLQRHIIWEEDILFPLFERKSGVNPKTGPTSVMRAEHRQIHEALDAIHAQVAKGSPETDSEEAMLLSVLSQHNLKEEKILYPAMDHLMSAGEIAEVYRQMEKVPPERYEHCC